Part of the Oscillibacter hominis genome is shown below.
GTTGGGCGCCGAGCCGGCTGTAAAAGGCCTGGGCCCTGGTGTTCCGGAGGAAGCATTTCCACTCCAGGCCCGCGCAGCCGCTGTCCGCTGCCAGGCGCTCCAGGCAGTTGAAAAAGCCGCGGCCATACCCCTTGCCCCGAACGGACTCCTCCACGTACAGGTCCTCGATGTAGAGGATCTTTTGGCCGGAAAAGGTGGACACCATGTAGAAGTAGGTGGCCATGCCCACGTCCCGGCCGTCCTCTTTCAAAAGGACGGCCTCCATGGGCCCCTCCAACAGCGCGCGGATGTCCGCCTCCGTGGCGGTCAGCTCCGATTCCTTGCCCAGGTAAGCGGCCAGCTTGGCCACCATTTCGTATAGGCGGCCGGCGCCCTCCGGCCCGATTTTATAAAAGTCCACAGGTCTCACTCCTCCAATCGAATCATCAGATCAGCCAGCGGTTGACCAGGGGGATGTGGCGGAGCACCTCATATACCAGGCAGCCGCAGCCCAAAAGCAGCAGCGTCATCATGGGGACGGTCAAAATCGCCGGGCCCACCAGCGCGGTCACGCCGAAATGGGCAAAGGCTTTTAAAAAGAAAATGTGCACCAAAAATACACAGAAGGAGGCCTTGGAGATGTACTCCAGAACGGAGGCAGCGGCCTCCGGAATGCGGACGGACAGGCAGAGGCCGTAGACGCCCACGGCGATGAGGCACATCCCCACCCCCATGCCCTCAATGAAGTGGGTGTCCAACTTCCCGGCGGCGGAGGACGCGGCCCAGCTGCCGCAGAAGGCGGTCAAAAAGCCCGCGAGGGCTGTGATCGCCCAGGGCCACCGCCGGTGAGCGCCGCTGTGATAGGCCGAGAGATAGCGGCCCAGGAGCGTATAGCCGATGGAAGCGTAGGTCATGTTCATCAGCCACTGCTTGGGGATGCCCACCAGGAGGGTGAAGGGCCAGAAGGTTTTGACTGTGGGGTACAGGATCCCCAGCAAAAACCACAGCCCCAAGAGGTAGGAGAGCTGGCGCCTGTCCGCGTGGGCGGCCACAAGCTGGGTGATGGGCAAAAAGGCGTACACCAACAGCATGATGTGCAGGTAATAGAGATGCTCCTCATGGCGGAAGAGCACCACCTCCTTCAGGGCCTGGATCAGCGCGGGCGCCGTCAGCTGAGAGAAGGCCAGAAGGGAGAAGACCTTGTAGCACACGGCCCAGAACAGCAGCGCCACCAGCAGGCGGGGGAAATTTTTGGTATAGAGCTTTTTCAGCGTCATGGGCC
Proteins encoded:
- a CDS encoding GNAT family N-acetyltransferase, giving the protein MDFYKIGPEGAGRLYEMVAKLAAYLGKESELTATEADIRALLEGPMEAVLLKEDGRDVGMATYFYMVSTFSGQKILYIEDLYVEESVRGKGYGRGFFNCLERLAADSGCAGLEWKCFLRNTRAQAFYSRLGAQRVDDWLTYRKAL
- a CDS encoding acyltransferase, with amino-acid sequence MEKTLPVRRRSSAVDLVKTVAILDVLISHVAVPAFAADAVGTPAWLCALFWACVSHVSVSLFLMASGTLLLNPDRPMTLKKLYTKNFPRLLVALLFWAVCYKVFSLLAFSQLTAPALIQALKEVVLFRHEEHLYYLHIMLLVYAFLPITQLVAAHADRRQLSYLLGLWFLLGILYPTVKTFWPFTLLVGIPKQWLMNMTYASIGYTLLGRYLSAYHSGAHRRWPWAITALAGFLTAFCGSWAASSAAGKLDTHFIEGMGVGMCLIAVGVYGLCLSVRIPEAAASVLEYISKASFCVFLVHIFFLKAFAHFGVTALVGPAILTVPMMTLLLLGCGCLVYEVLRHIPLVNRWLI